Proteins co-encoded in one Garra rufa chromosome 21, GarRuf1.0, whole genome shotgun sequence genomic window:
- the noxred1 gene encoding NADP-dependent oxidoreductase domain-containing protein 1 yields MLDFTVNLTSLGFEAGLSEGEKELVYLRSRSAGLTVSGCAHAVFAYELLSLLRKKVNAENGCTAKAHLCVGILGGGHMGKQLAMALLRSSSLKPRHINISTKRPETLGEYSNMGVECYFDNIRLAKWADVLFLCVLPSHLPQVCAEIRCHLPSRCLVYSFTSAVPLNRLAVLLDHSFLIKPQYEFVACDNVTTIWLLHNQVTSALRDKEVISALFPLSMNGGLFLDQRWVSAVLYSLLNMCTAEKLSSGTTLQLLNGLFKTKTLTYHSFVNTPGASDLKNPGDLFPWISLVDAQTKDTPLSDLVSRDKGLRDCISVMYYNVFFKT; encoded by the exons ATGTTGGACTTCACGGTTAACTTAACCTCTCTCGGGTTTGAAGCTGGACTCAGTGAGGGTGAGAAGGAGTTGGTTTATCTGCGCAGTCGGTCCGCTGGGTTGACTGTCAGTGGATGTGCTCATGCCGTGTTTGCCTATGAACTTCTCAGTTTATTACG AAAGAAAGTGAATGCTGAGAATGGCTGCACTGCTAAAGCACATCTGTGTGTTGGCATATTGGGAGGAGGACACATGGGCAAACAGCTGGCGATGGCTTTACTGCGTTCATCCAGCCTCAAGCCACGCCACATAAACATCTCAACCAAGAGACCGGAAACATTAG GGGAATATTCAAACATGGGTGTTGAGTGTTACTTTGACAACATTAGACTGGCTAAATGGGCAGATGTGCTCTTCCTATGTGTCTTGCCTTCTCATCTGCCTCAAGTCTGTGCTGAAATTCGCTGCCATCTGCCTTCACGCTGTCTCGTGTACAGCTTTACCTCAGCAGTGCCTCTCAACAG GCTTGCTGTGCTCCTTGACCACAGTTTCCTTATCAAACCCCAGTATGAGTTTGTGGCTTGTGATAATGTGACTACAATTTGGCTTCTCCACAATCAAGTGACCTCAGCTTTGAGGGATAAAGAAGTGATTTCAGCCTTGTTTCCTCTTTCAATGAATG GTGGCCTCTTCCTGGATCAGAGATGGGTATCTGCTGTGCTCTACAGTCTCCTCAACATGTGCACAGCAGAGAAGCTGAGCTCTGGAACGACTCTTCAGCTGCTAAATGGGCTGTTTAAGACAAAAACATTGACTTATCACAGTTTTGTAAATACACCTGGTGCATCTGATCTCAAAAACCCTGGCGA CCTTTTCCCATGGATCAGTTTGGTTGATGCACAAACTAAAGACACTCCATTGAGTGATTTGGTGTCAAGAGATAAAGGTTTGCGAGATTGCATTTCAGTCATGtactataatgtattttttaaaacttaG